Proteins from one Paenibacillus amylolyticus genomic window:
- a CDS encoding GNAT family protein: MYKCKGRIPEMETARLRLRKMRRRDAAQMFACWSDREVTRYMNLAPMIGTSEAADMIGLLNQMAGEEDAIRWGIELKETGRLIGSCGFNTWQLEGAFRGEIGYELGRDYWRHGYMTEAFSALLPFGYETMGLNRIEALVDPRNVASGEFLTNRGFTREGLLRQVQHTSTGYKDMVMYSMLYDEFLRKKGK; encoded by the coding sequence ATGTATAAATGCAAAGGAAGAATTCCCGAGATGGAGACTGCGCGGCTTCGTCTGCGTAAAATGCGTCGCCGGGATGCGGCCCAGATGTTCGCATGCTGGTCAGATCGTGAGGTGACCCGTTACATGAATCTTGCACCCATGATTGGGACAAGCGAAGCGGCGGACATGATTGGACTTCTTAACCAAATGGCAGGAGAAGAGGACGCAATCCGCTGGGGGATCGAATTGAAGGAAACAGGCAGGCTCATCGGAAGCTGTGGATTTAACACATGGCAGCTTGAAGGCGCATTCCGAGGAGAGATCGGTTATGAGCTGGGACGTGACTACTGGCGTCACGGTTATATGACCGAGGCTTTCTCGGCATTGTTGCCATTCGGATATGAGACCATGGGCCTTAATCGGATCGAAGCGCTGGTTGATCCGCGTAATGTGGCTTCCGGCGAGTTTCTGACGAACCGCGGCTTCACACGAGAAGGGCTGCTGCGTCAGGTGCAACATACATCTACCGGATACAAGGACATGGTGATGTATTCGATGCTGTATGATGAGTTTCTTCGTAAAAAAGGTAAGTAA
- a CDS encoding metalloregulator ArsR/SmtB family transcription factor: MEQPVKAPSECDAACSGTEADVQTIRTSLIDRETSSEMADWFKAFSDPTRLRIIDALLQKELCVHDLTVLLDMGQSAISHQLRSLRNMRIVKRRKEGKTVYYSLDDAHIEQIFLQTLQHIKHS, from the coding sequence ATGGAACAACCGGTTAAAGCACCAAGCGAATGTGATGCAGCCTGCTCAGGTACTGAAGCGGACGTGCAGACGATTCGCACTTCACTCATAGATCGGGAGACCTCTTCCGAGATGGCAGATTGGTTCAAGGCATTCAGCGACCCAACACGTCTACGTATTATTGATGCGCTGTTACAGAAGGAATTATGTGTGCATGACCTGACGGTTCTGCTCGACATGGGACAGTCGGCCATTTCACACCAGCTGCGTTCACTCCGCAACATGCGGATTGTCAAGCGGCGCAAGGAAGGCAAGACCGTTTACTACTCTCTGGATGATGCTCATATTGAGCAGATTTTCCTGCAAACGCTCCAGCATATTAAACACAGCTAG
- a CDS encoding universal stress protein, with protein MLKRILVAVDGSDHAHKALEQALTLAESVKQPASLIIVHVNPAISINEPALGVDLEARIAEEGQHIIEPVTRQLSGRDVAYETLLIAGDPVHEICRVARERECGMIVMGTGGKGVLAEMIMGSVSHGVLKHAECPVLTVK; from the coding sequence ATGCTGAAACGTATATTGGTTGCTGTTGATGGTTCGGATCATGCGCATAAGGCTTTGGAACAAGCTCTTACATTGGCTGAAAGTGTGAAACAACCCGCAAGTCTGATCATCGTGCATGTTAATCCTGCCATTTCCATTAATGAACCTGCACTGGGAGTTGATCTGGAGGCTCGGATTGCCGAAGAAGGGCAACATATTATTGAACCGGTGACCAGACAGTTGTCTGGACGCGATGTAGCATATGAAACACTGCTAATTGCAGGTGATCCCGTTCATGAGATCTGCCGTGTGGCGCGTGAACGAGAGTGTGGAATGATCGTGATGGGTACAGGCGGGAAGGGTGTGCTTGCAGAGATGATCATGGGTAGTGTAAGCCATGGCGTGTTAAAACATGCAGAGTGCCCCGTCCTGACGGTGAAGTAG
- a CDS encoding helix-turn-helix transcriptional regulator, producing MEPILIFKALSNETRRQILLWLKNPEQHFPPLELSQHPDGGKNGICVGTIQLKAGLAQSVISSYLLTMLKAGLLLSERRGQWTYYRRNEETIRQFAEYVQNEL from the coding sequence ATGGAACCTATACTCATATTCAAAGCTTTATCGAACGAGACACGTAGACAAATCTTGTTGTGGCTCAAAAACCCGGAGCAACACTTTCCGCCGCTGGAACTATCTCAGCATCCGGATGGTGGCAAGAACGGTATCTGCGTTGGCACAATTCAACTGAAGGCTGGACTGGCTCAGTCGGTTATCTCCAGTTATCTGCTGACGATGCTTAAGGCAGGGTTGTTGCTCTCCGAGCGCAGAGGACAATGGACGTATTATCGGCGGAACGAAGAGACGATCCGTCAATTTGCCGAGTACGTGCAGAACGAGTTATAA
- a CDS encoding NAD(P)H-dependent oxidoreductase — translation MKHLIVYAHPHTDSLNNAILNTAVEALEAQGHEVVVRDLYKLGFQPVLTEADTASMRAGQTPQDIATEQKYVADAEAITFIYPIWWTGLPAIMKGYVDRVFAYGFAYAAGEAGIEKLLTGKKGLIINTHGTPSEIYNQIGMTAGLKITSDVGIFDFVGIEAVDHLLFGSIGYLDAPAYQAMLDQVKQTVTTQF, via the coding sequence ATGAAACATCTAATCGTATATGCTCACCCACACACAGACAGCCTGAATAACGCCATCCTTAATACTGCTGTAGAAGCTCTTGAAGCTCAAGGCCATGAAGTCGTTGTTCGTGACTTGTACAAGCTTGGATTCCAACCCGTACTGACAGAAGCCGATACAGCTTCCATGCGTGCAGGACAGACGCCACAGGATATCGCGACTGAGCAAAAGTATGTGGCGGATGCAGAAGCCATTACATTCATCTATCCGATCTGGTGGACAGGTCTTCCTGCCATTATGAAAGGATATGTTGACCGTGTATTCGCCTATGGTTTTGCATATGCAGCTGGTGAAGCGGGAATTGAGAAATTGCTGACAGGCAAAAAAGGACTCATCATCAATACACATGGTACACCGAGTGAAATTTATAATCAGATTGGCATGACTGCTGGATTGAAAATAACTTCAGACGTAGGTATCTTCGATTTTGTAGGCATTGAAGCAGTAGATCATCTGCTCTTCGGCAGTATTGGATATCTGGATGCACCCGCATATCAAGCCATGCTGGATCAGGTTAAACAAACCGTTACAACCCAATTCTAA
- a CDS encoding TipAS antibiotic-recognition domain-containing protein, translating into MAYSMVDVSGMSGVSLNKLSQYAQTGLLNPAFGDADDDIYYEKQELLRLQQILFYKEVGMEENEIGPMLKDDPQDVIRIMKQHRIDILEKALRLHGLIQTLDKTISYLQGEQELDEHEFYTGFMDKGRHQLLNESGSNPVVSNDVKRMQKEDVQKSNQEIKSKEDYLDSQAKIDQVHLDLQQAIEDGLEPGSAKVQRIIDRHLEWIKGYYTPTAEIYRDLANLYVEHKNFRQMYDGYHPRLAEFLRDGMMIKAEHDLS; encoded by the coding sequence ATGGCATATTCCATGGTTGACGTATCGGGAATGTCAGGCGTAAGTCTGAACAAACTGAGCCAGTATGCGCAGACAGGTCTTCTAAATCCGGCCTTTGGGGATGCGGATGACGATATCTATTATGAAAAGCAGGAGTTACTGAGACTCCAGCAAATCCTTTTTTATAAGGAAGTAGGCATGGAGGAGAATGAGATTGGCCCTATGCTAAAGGATGATCCTCAGGATGTCATACGCATCATGAAGCAACATCGGATTGATATTCTGGAGAAGGCACTCCGTCTGCATGGATTGATTCAGACACTGGACAAAACGATTTCTTATTTGCAAGGTGAACAGGAACTTGATGAACATGAGTTTTATACGGGTTTTATGGATAAGGGGCGTCACCAGTTGCTGAATGAATCAGGTTCTAACCCTGTAGTCAGTAATGATGTGAAGCGAATGCAGAAAGAGGACGTTCAGAAGTCCAACCAGGAGATAAAATCGAAAGAGGATTATCTGGATTCCCAGGCGAAAATTGATCAGGTTCATCTTGATTTGCAACAGGCCATTGAGGATGGATTGGAACCCGGAAGTGCGAAAGTACAACGGATTATTGACAGGCATCTTGAATGGATCAAAGGTTATTATACACCTACCGCTGAGATCTATCGGGATTTGGCGAATCTGTATGTAGAGCATAAAAATTTCCGCCAGATGTATGATGGATACCACCCGAGGCTGGCGGAATTCCTGCGGGATGGGATGATGATTAAAGCGGAACACGATTTATCCTAG
- a CDS encoding MerR family transcriptional regulator: MSLYKIDDVAKECGLTKRTIRYYEEIGVMPSPLRTDGGTRLYTREDIDYLKKVVRAKEVLGFSLQELHTYVATADALNEQRFDYQQTTEVKERVEKLTTMETTLDGQLQLIEQKLQSIHAVQTELEELRERVRSGIQKLQAHDPQSDEDG, from the coding sequence ATGAGTTTATATAAAATCGATGACGTAGCCAAGGAATGCGGTTTGACCAAGCGAACCATTCGTTATTATGAAGAGATTGGTGTCATGCCTTCACCTCTGCGAACAGATGGCGGGACGCGGTTGTACACTCGGGAGGATATCGATTATCTGAAGAAGGTAGTTCGTGCCAAAGAGGTACTTGGATTCTCTCTTCAGGAGCTACATACTTATGTGGCAACAGCAGATGCACTGAACGAACAACGTTTTGACTACCAGCAGACGACCGAAGTGAAAGAGCGGGTTGAGAAGCTCACCACGATGGAAACAACACTGGATGGTCAGCTGCAACTGATCGAGCAGAAACTTCAGAGCATACATGCCGTACAGACTGAACTGGAAGAGCTGCGTGAACGCGTTCGGAGCGGTATTCAGAAGTTACAGGCACATGATCCGCAGAGTGATGAAGACGGCTAA
- a CDS encoding MarR family transcriptional regulator: MPKYNAIALIARIRDHVNKRIVHELEQHEVTGIVPSHGDVLMFLYREETLSIKMLAERVQRTQPTVTVLVNKLEKLGYVERSKSAEDSRVTMIRLTEQGKRLEPIFHQVSEQINDMIYSDLSDEQSEQLESLLSIIVRKL, encoded by the coding sequence ATGCCAAAATACAACGCCATTGCACTGATTGCACGAATCAGGGATCATGTTAACAAACGGATTGTTCACGAATTGGAACAGCACGAAGTAACAGGCATTGTACCTTCTCATGGGGATGTATTAATGTTTTTATACCGTGAAGAGACGCTATCAATCAAGATGTTGGCTGAACGTGTTCAGCGCACGCAACCAACGGTAACGGTACTGGTCAACAAGCTGGAGAAGCTTGGCTACGTTGAACGTAGCAAGAGTGCCGAAGATAGCCGGGTGACGATGATTCGCCTTACTGAACAAGGGAAGCGACTCGAGCCTATCTTCCATCAGGTATCCGAGCAGATTAATGACATGATCTATAGTGACCTGTCGGATGAACAGTCGGAGCAGTTGGAGAGCTTGCTGTCCATTATTGTCCGAAAGTTATAA
- a CDS encoding SdpI family protein, translating to MEDNSEGENVLTGAVVGIIIGVCYFILGLMVFKKPPKMINGIYGYRTPRAMSNPELWNEAQSYSANLMMQFGVIITIFGIIGFWLTDVRALVLSLVATGFYTFRLFTRVEGRLKQMQRAQQQQNEQND from the coding sequence ATGGAAGACAACAGTGAAGGGGAGAACGTTTTGACAGGAGCAGTAGTAGGGATCATTATTGGCGTGTGTTATTTCATTTTGGGTTTAATGGTGTTCAAAAAACCACCGAAAATGATTAACGGAATATATGGATATCGCACCCCTCGGGCAATGAGTAATCCCGAGTTGTGGAACGAAGCGCAGAGTTATAGCGCCAATCTGATGATGCAATTTGGTGTGATTATTACGATATTCGGCATTATCGGTTTCTGGCTGACAGATGTACGAGCTTTGGTACTGAGTCTGGTGGCTACCGGGTTCTATACGTTCAGATTGTTTACCAGAGTTGAAGGTCGATTGAAGCAAATGCAGCGTGCTCAACAGCAACAGAATGAGCAGAACGATTAA
- a CDS encoding MFS transporter, translating into MKREPSLPDELPSSRGGLLSQPRAVWAVAFACIISFMGLGLVDPILPAIADQLHASKSQVSLLFTSYNAVTGVAMLITGVVSSRIGVKWTLLSGILLIIIFSFLGGTSDTVGALVGYRGGWGLGNALFIATALSAIVGLSTSGTAKAIILYEAALGLGIAVGPLLGGELGSISWRGPFYGVAVLMAIAFISITFMLPKMAKPKTRSSLSDPFKALSYPSLKTLAITAFLYNFGFFTLMAYSPYVMNLDEHGLGYVFFGWGLMLAITSVFVAPRLQRRFGSVPSMSVMLTLFAIDLVVMALGTVMGSPTTVIVAVIVAGIFLGINNTLITTAVMEAAPVERSVASAAYSFVRFLGGALAPWLAGKLSEWFLPETPFYFGALMVLIGVVVLLVRRRHLRDIDSAITSH; encoded by the coding sequence ATGAAAAGAGAGCCATCGTTACCGGACGAATTGCCGTCATCTCGTGGGGGCTTGCTGTCTCAACCGAGAGCGGTATGGGCGGTCGCCTTTGCATGTATCATATCTTTTATGGGTCTGGGTCTGGTTGACCCGATCCTGCCGGCAATTGCAGATCAGCTGCATGCTTCCAAAAGCCAGGTGTCGCTGCTATTTACCAGCTATAACGCTGTAACCGGGGTAGCGATGCTGATCACGGGTGTCGTATCCAGCCGCATCGGTGTGAAATGGACGCTGCTTAGCGGCATATTGTTGATTATTATCTTCTCCTTCCTCGGCGGTACCTCGGATACCGTAGGCGCTCTGGTCGGATACCGTGGCGGTTGGGGACTAGGCAATGCCTTGTTCATCGCAACGGCGTTATCTGCCATTGTGGGACTGTCCACGTCGGGGACAGCCAAGGCCATTATTTTGTACGAAGCAGCACTTGGTCTCGGGATTGCGGTGGGTCCGCTGCTCGGTGGTGAGCTGGGTTCCATCTCTTGGCGTGGCCCGTTCTATGGGGTGGCTGTTCTGATGGCAATAGCATTTATCAGCATTACATTTATGCTGCCCAAAATGGCGAAACCGAAAACACGCAGTTCTTTGTCCGATCCGTTCAAAGCCTTAAGTTATCCTTCATTGAAAACATTGGCAATTACCGCCTTCCTGTATAACTTTGGATTCTTTACTTTGATGGCTTATTCACCTTATGTGATGAATCTGGATGAGCACGGCCTGGGATATGTATTCTTTGGTTGGGGATTGATGCTGGCCATTACGTCAGTATTTGTGGCACCTAGACTACAACGCCGATTCGGATCGGTTCCATCCATGAGTGTCATGCTCACATTGTTTGCGATTGATCTGGTTGTTATGGCCTTGGGTACGGTAATGGGTTCACCCACTACTGTTATTGTGGCAGTCATTGTAGCAGGGATTTTCCTTGGGATTAACAACACATTGATTACAACAGCGGTTATGGAAGCTGCACCTGTGGAGCGTTCGGTCGCTTCTGCTGCATACAGCTTCGTTCGTTTCCTGGGTGGTGCACTTGCGCCATGGCTTGCAGGTAAATTATCTGAATGGTTCCTGCCGGAAACGCCGTTTTATTTTGGCGCACTCATGGTTCTGATTGGTGTCGTGGTATTGCTGGTACGCCGTCGTCACCTGCGGGATATTGATTCCGCCATTACATCGCATTAA
- a CDS encoding AI-2E family transporter codes for MEQPEQPRVWPERFKRFFLNNKFVLFLLILLLVGLNIMVLTKVSFVLHPLAVLIKTIVLPIILSGILYYLLNPIVDVMERWKIKRGWSILILYLAIGGILTVVVLAVIPVVRNQIMGLIENFPTYSETVKQQFEELTGSQLFSQLQETVNLNSQDWWGTISQKATEILNSTWTKLGGFLGAFTETVLSIVTVPFILFYLLKDGKKLPAKILSFLPIKSRTGAMHVLEDINHQISSFIRGQIIVSFCIGILLYIGYMVIGLDYALILAIIASFTSVVPYLGPAIAITPALIVALVTSPVMLLKMVAVWTIVQLIEGKFISPQIMGKTLKIHPITIIFVILTSGNLFGVVGILLAVPGYAVLKVCVSHIFNWFKDRSGLYDPNKNNLL; via the coding sequence ATGGAGCAACCTGAGCAACCCCGCGTATGGCCGGAGCGGTTCAAGCGATTTTTTCTTAACAACAAGTTTGTCCTGTTTCTGCTAATTTTGCTATTGGTGGGACTGAACATCATGGTTCTGACCAAAGTATCCTTTGTTCTTCATCCGCTTGCTGTACTCATCAAAACCATTGTGTTACCTATTATTCTGTCAGGCATACTCTACTATCTGCTGAATCCGATTGTGGATGTGATGGAGCGCTGGAAAATCAAGCGCGGCTGGTCCATTCTGATTCTGTATCTTGCGATCGGAGGCATTCTGACCGTCGTTGTGCTGGCAGTCATTCCGGTTGTGCGGAACCAGATTATGGGGTTGATCGAGAATTTCCCAACATACAGCGAGACGGTAAAACAACAGTTTGAGGAACTCACGGGCAGCCAACTGTTCAGTCAATTGCAGGAGACGGTGAACCTGAATTCACAGGACTGGTGGGGAACCATCTCCCAGAAGGCTACTGAAATTCTGAACTCGACCTGGACCAAGTTGGGCGGATTCCTCGGGGCTTTCACGGAGACCGTACTTTCCATCGTAACGGTTCCGTTTATTCTGTTCTATCTGCTGAAAGACGGCAAGAAGCTGCCGGCCAAAATTCTGTCCTTCCTGCCGATCAAGAGCCGTACGGGCGCCATGCATGTGCTGGAAGATATCAATCACCAGATCAGTTCATTCATTCGTGGACAGATTATTGTCAGCTTCTGCATCGGTATTCTGCTCTACATCGGTTATATGGTTATTGGTCTGGACTATGCGCTGATCCTTGCCATTATCGCATCATTCACGAGTGTTGTTCCGTATCTGGGACCTGCGATTGCGATTACACCTGCGTTAATCGTGGCTCTGGTTACTTCGCCGGTGATGCTGCTGAAAATGGTTGCCGTGTGGACGATCGTGCAGTTAATTGAAGGTAAATTCATCTCTCCACAGATCATGGGCAAAACGCTGAAGATTCATCCCATCACGATTATCTTTGTCATTCTGACGTCGGGTAATCTGTTTGGAGTCGTGGGCATACTGCTCGCTGTTCCAGGGTACGCGGTGCTAAAAGTATGTGTATCGCATATCTTCAACTGGTTCAAGGACAGATCCGGCCTGTACGATCCGAACAAGAACAATCTGTTGTAG
- a CDS encoding GAF domain-containing protein — MFQAVSYEGTRSEQHTAVLGQLSALIRDEPSAIANLANAAALLNVFMTDTNWVGFYLYDGKELVLGPFQGLPACIRIPLGRGVCGTSAAEKRTLVVDDVHAFPGHIACDAASNSEIVVPIIKNGELYGVLDIDSPIKNRFDDEDRVFLEKAVSLLTEQLEATVSL; from the coding sequence ATGTTTCAAGCTGTTTCCTATGAAGGAACACGAAGTGAGCAGCACACCGCCGTCCTGGGACAGTTAAGTGCTCTGATCCGCGATGAACCCAGTGCGATTGCCAATCTGGCAAACGCTGCTGCGCTGCTCAATGTATTTATGACCGACACCAATTGGGTCGGCTTCTATCTGTATGATGGAAAAGAACTGGTCCTCGGACCATTCCAAGGACTGCCTGCCTGTATCCGAATTCCACTGGGACGTGGTGTATGCGGCACATCTGCTGCGGAAAAACGTACCCTGGTCGTTGACGATGTTCATGCCTTTCCAGGCCATATTGCCTGTGACGCAGCATCGAACAGTGAGATTGTCGTACCTATTATCAAAAACGGCGAACTGTACGGGGTGCTGGATATCGACAGCCCGATCAAAAACCGTTTTGACGACGAAGACCGCGTCTTCCTGGAGAAGGCCGTAAGTCTGCTCACAGAGCAGTTGGAAGCCACCGTATCCCTTTAG
- a CDS encoding aldehyde dehydrogenase family protein, whose amino-acid sequence MKKQHLFIGGKPTESVDYIALQAPYSGETLAEVSSASAEEAEAAVAAAVQAGKAMRQMPAHQRADILYKLSSMLEERKEEAARIIALEAAKPITAALAEVDRTVETYRFAAEEAKRLTGETVPMDAAKGGEGRIGYTMRQPLGVIGAITPFNFPMNLVAHKVGPALAAGNTIVLKPAEQTPLSSYYIANLLQEAGLPDGALNVVSGDGKTIGDMLVEHPRVAHITFTGSPAVGTSIRSKAGLKRVTLELGSNAAVIVDKDADLDKVVPRCVTGAFTYQGQVCISLQRIYVHRDISEEFIRRFAEAAKQVVVGDPLSPDTVVSALITSKDVERTLDWIDEAKQAGAEVAAGGQAEGGVLRPTVLVNVPRDAKVSCQEVFAPIVVINTVDSVEEGIEHVNDSIYGLQAGVFTNDIHTALHAVDQIEAGGVMINDIPTFRVDHMPYGGVKQSGIGREGVKYAVEEMTELKFVMFNKG is encoded by the coding sequence ATGAAAAAACAACATCTGTTTATCGGTGGCAAGCCAACCGAATCCGTAGATTATATAGCCCTTCAAGCCCCATACTCCGGGGAAACGCTGGCAGAAGTCTCGTCGGCTTCAGCCGAGGAAGCGGAGGCTGCTGTTGCAGCTGCAGTTCAAGCTGGGAAGGCAATGCGCCAGATGCCTGCACATCAGCGTGCAGATATCCTGTACAAGTTGTCCTCCATGCTTGAAGAACGCAAGGAAGAAGCAGCGCGAATCATTGCGCTTGAAGCAGCGAAGCCGATTACCGCAGCATTGGCCGAGGTTGACCGTACGGTGGAAACGTATCGTTTTGCCGCCGAGGAAGCCAAGCGGCTGACCGGTGAGACGGTTCCGATGGATGCAGCCAAAGGTGGAGAAGGACGTATCGGCTATACGATGCGGCAACCTTTAGGCGTCATCGGTGCGATTACGCCGTTCAATTTTCCAATGAATCTGGTCGCCCACAAGGTAGGCCCGGCGCTGGCAGCAGGCAATACGATTGTTCTCAAACCAGCGGAGCAGACACCCCTGTCCTCCTATTACATCGCTAATCTGCTTCAGGAAGCCGGATTGCCGGATGGTGCACTGAACGTGGTGAGTGGTGACGGCAAAACCATTGGTGACATGCTTGTCGAGCACCCCCGTGTTGCTCACATTACGTTTACAGGCAGTCCAGCAGTAGGTACGAGCATTCGCAGCAAAGCAGGGCTCAAACGCGTGACATTGGAGCTAGGGTCTAATGCAGCGGTGATTGTGGATAAGGACGCCGATCTGGACAAAGTAGTTCCGCGTTGTGTGACGGGTGCTTTTACGTACCAGGGTCAGGTATGTATTTCCCTACAGCGCATTTACGTACATCGTGATATCTCGGAAGAATTCATCCGGCGTTTCGCTGAAGCGGCTAAACAAGTGGTGGTTGGAGACCCGCTGAGTCCGGATACGGTAGTCTCTGCGCTGATTACGTCCAAGGATGTAGAGCGTACACTCGACTGGATTGATGAAGCCAAACAGGCCGGGGCTGAAGTGGCAGCAGGCGGACAAGCTGAAGGAGGCGTTCTGCGACCAACGGTGCTGGTGAACGTTCCTCGTGATGCCAAGGTATCCTGTCAGGAAGTGTTTGCACCGATCGTAGTTATCAATACGGTTGATTCCGTTGAAGAAGGTATTGAACATGTTAACGATTCGATATACGGACTTCAGGCAGGTGTATTTACAAACGATATTCATACCGCCCTCCATGCTGTCGATCAGATCGAAGCTGGTGGAGTGATGATTAATGATATTCCCACATTCCGAGTGGATCACATGCCTTATGGTGGGGTGAAACAAAGTGGGATTGGACGTGAAGGTGTCAAATATGCGGTAGAAGAAATGACGGAATTGAAGTTTGTCATGTTTAATAAAGGGTGA